In the genome of Misgurnus anguillicaudatus unplaced genomic scaffold, ASM2758022v2 HiC_scaffold_27, whole genome shotgun sequence, one region contains:
- the LOC141362444 gene encoding uncharacterized protein isoform X4 → MKKIFNFKKKKGSPSPSETGSVLSASYDVKEKDLGKVHKAAYGGDVTKLRQLAKKSDLNQLDKDNRTALHIACACGHTDVVQFLVENKVKLNLCDNQNRSALMKAVQCEQDRCVSLLLDHEADPNLVDINGNTALHLAARIPSLPVAMQLLEHAANINAQNKDGNTPLMLAVMENHTDMTELLLKEGADVNVKNQEQRSVLMIAACNGQISMVRLLLQYDADITAKDDKGWSSDDYAVMNGHHACSHLIIEHGTKRKSLQSPSHFTSGKNRGASMLGSPGGIGAGLHLGGPALDKDAAGSSFAGAGKDTEDISHTDSISRASKSGAADSWASSEDDQEIDCSPKKQKVNLKKLISASKREKIEDIANPVKSWSGSESESEGKAGKYPPLPSRSSSTQLPVASLPASLPHPSQMSSDPFSNTYKEESSTEDEEEEDEEEEEEDEKKEQEKLCEKPQNGGTTKDKQRDFLSELGLEKEDEHNDSPWDSESGSESPTKKPHPAKSHRSMSSVCEESPEVLRNDEDDEEEKEIEIPPKVIKREPVSVLNKLMDSKEAAKKTDLMEELGLGDADDLEDASDWDSASTTSKASKNFPVYKMEEEPDQPAPAFPITPLEQDEDENSIEVKDTHPETNKSTTPLPSPRSLYADAGSKPRPLPRLRLDSNQRPESEESDWDTDASSPAKITNSLPNITEPDAGPRQEHTTEDDESDRSSGTSEREDQARKTLPASSVDIGSPHTNDPFELPVFAEEEEKINLENAGDIPWEERYEKIWVENDKKETKSQYRNVTAELKERFGELDPKQHHDLLELQGNEEKHSSGDEELDVVAEVEDSSEEEGEPIVRPAARARSAVLLPIPEQRESGLEDSQIEEPQENSQRATSVEISDADLHQDSLTSDPQLIPELLRHEVQQEGSSSSDEDFSADIGTKANTKCPSESENNIDEKSKDEKCHRTSLLAPSELDVPPKILDVPFSDSDEGEEGLRTSRHEGDKADDMRGEHQNSVLWDTEGSRVGDELDQGKGRKTDTNFGNSKPQERVSGERKKDSVSSRHLTRSPRRTNRAPAHDEDEEEKKMLDNQARNLHVAPPLLGKPPRPVTRHNGDIESVFDDSTLSELSEEDRRSPSLRHKKEQTDGEPEMGDDFEDLTQSSDTATEDLETPVSGYRNASLLFKQLDSSYLDSVSVVKLQNMFHEYERTIQRERDRHGRLADKTTQLEQERSELSILLDEMRSSKSNLEHLKLELETDMNNLKFLLRQEQEKHQSALMLYNKTREQLQRKEEQQRAEAEERHKADLKARSLELEIRALKNSIKQLEEDRDESQRLLSHERSARTLHEELLNNHLRKQQDIEEENLRNFNKSNEAMSQLTEASDRERELLQQNRALHDELNGARAELDRSQSHSRQEESRLAEERDALRERLEDARRDLKLSDEALTQTVFQYNGQLSALKAECSVIGAKLEHERQTRQQLEAEAEANRARLQGALHEAERCQASRTEAERTLQREREEHQRSQEKHTFESNAQRDTIQSLSQKLSKAEARANSLENECHRSSLAVTEKGVLLEALAREKDQAQAKLKDLEAAVLSEREQASRAGAKQEAMQERLAQAQSECALLRQKLEEALNKGSAKDKAVTDSQQNFAEMLNQLRADGEERVHLVEERSKELSRTNSEIREQNYKLEQEKSEREASLRQLQQELADSLKKLSMCEASLEVNTRYRNDLEEEKMRTQKELDRLKGKLQESEELHVQAERRIGQLKNSLDEKEGEICITAQKLEEALAASAGKEQTVKQLEEAVQRLEIENARLEATVKQQSSRMEVLQKGVQEGTALSDSSPGVGVRNRLEDLVTNLQSSKMTLEDQLNREVQKQSLLSHNAQDSQTLWEEELKSRSRLGLRLSELEKEKVELTNQVELEKKKAKKLAEQKSSVDTRLEQEMNRNTDLQKEMYRLKTLVKSAKKQLREQGGGHLDSPLASFRGDTSHRLETETTVGRMKTKVDELQSQFQQESLRCSRLEETNRQLKEKLASVKTLSRSHEQLERSKRQLEDEVAALRKQLQGGVMDQSQAELYRRETEERARQEIRLKLEEVNLFLQTQAASQEALEQMKAANEASQRAHLEQRIRDLEAELSRSRSVQQDSTVQRDSSRTEMERYKQLYTDELRLRKSLASKLERSHERLAEANAKLLSERQRSKSLLTGSLVNSGLGGAALDVSSLGSVGAYGASLGPLNRSLGLGTPLLGTVGESQNNRVEAYLAKMQKELEKNISKELDYVAGELDGGSARLSPVGSASGSQNLNLTLEQPDPVKKATQQYLEVLKKNYMI, encoded by the exons ATgaagaaaatattcaacttcaaGAAAAAGAAGGGCTCCCCCAGCCCATCTGAGACGGGCAGCGTGCTTTCGGCCAGCTATGATGTGAAGGAGAAAGACCTCGGGAAGGTCCATAAGGCTGCGTACGGTGGAGATGTGACCAAACTTAGACAACTGGCCAAAAAGAGCGATTTAAACCAGCTAGACAAAGATAACAG AACCGCCTTACACATCGCTTGTGCCTGTGGACACACAGATGTGGTTCAGTTCTTGGTGGAGAACAAAGTCAAACTAAACTTATGCGACAATCAGAACCGGTCCGCCTTAATGAAG GCGGTTCAGTGTGAGCAGGACCGGTGCGTATCTTTGCTCCTGGATCATGAGGCTGACCCAAACCTGGTGGACATCAATGGAAACACAGCACTACACCTGGCCGCCCGTATCCCCTCCCTACCTGTGGCCATGCAGCTGTTGGAGCATGCGGCCAACATCAACGCCCAGAACAAG GATGGGAACACTCCATTGATGCTGGCTGTGATGGAAAACCATACAGACATGACGGAGCTTCTGTTGAAAGAAGGCGCAGATGTTAATGTGAAGAACCAAGAGCAACG GTCTGTGTTGATGATAGCAGCGTGCAATGGTCAAATCAGCATGGTGCGTTTGCTCCTGCAGTACGATGCCGACATCACAGCGAAAGACGATAAAGGATGGTCCTCCGATGATTATGCCGTCATGAATGGACATCACGC CTGTTCTCATCTGATCATTGAGCATGGTACCAAAAGAAAATCTCTGCAGTCTCCATCCCATTTCACTTCCGGTAAAAACAGAGGGGCATCCATGCTGGGCAGCCCTGGCGGTATCGGGGCCGGTTTGCatctgggaggaccagctttgGATAAAGACG CAGCAGGAAGCAGTTTTGCAGGAGCAGGGAAAG ATACAGAAGACATTTCCCACACAGACTCCATTAGCAG ggcaTCAAAAAGTGGAGCTGCAGACTCATGGGCTTCCTCAGAAGATGATCAAGAGATAGACTGCAGCCCAAAG AAACAGAAAGTAAACCTGAAGAAACTCATAAGTGCCTCCAAAAGAGAAAAGATCGAGG ACATAGCGAATCCAGTCAAATCCTGGAGCGGATCAGAGTCAGAGAGTGAGGGAAAAGCTGGAAAGTATCCACCCCTCCCTTCCCGCAGCTCCTCAACCCAACTTCCCGTAGCATCCTTACCTGCTTCTTTACCCCACCCATCCCAGATGAGCTCCGACCCATTCAGCAACACTTATAAG GAGGAATCCTCCACAGAGGATGAAGAGGAGGaggatgaagaagaagaagaggaggatGAAAAGAAAGAACAGGAGAAACTGTGTGAAAAGCCTCAAAATGGTGGAACTACCAAAGATAAGCAAAGGG ATTTCCTTTCTGAGTTGGGCCTTGAGAAGGAAGATGAACACAACGACTCTCCTTGGGACTCGGAG TCCGGTTCTGAGAGTCCGACAAAGAAACCTCATCCTGCCAAATCCCACAGATCCATGTCCAGTGTATGCGAAGAGAGCCCTGAAG TTTTAAGAAATGATGAGGATGATGAGGAAGAGAAGGAGATAGAAATACCG CCCAAAGTGATAAAAAGGGAGCCGGTGTCTGTTCTCAATAAACTGATGGATTCAAAAGAAGCTGCTAAGAAAACAG ACCTCATGGAAGAGCTGGGTTTGGGAGATGCTGATGATCTCGAAG ATGCTTCAGACTGGGACTCGGCCAGCACCACCAGTAAGGCCAGTAAGAACTTTCCAGTTTATAAGATGGAGGAGGAACCTGACCAACCAGCCCCGGCGTTCCCCATCACACCACTGGAACAGGACGAGGACGAGAACTCCATAGAAGTTAAAGACACACATCCAGAGACAAACAAGTCCACGACACCTCTACCTAGCCCACGATCTCTCTACGCAGATGCCGGCTCAAAGCCACGCCCACTGCCACGACTCCGCCTGGACTCAAATCAGAGACCAGAGAGTGAAG AATCTGACTGGGATACAGACGCCTCCAGTCCAGCCAAGATAACTAATTCACTGCCAAACATCACAGAACCTGATGCAG GTCCTCGACAGGAACACACAACAGAAGATGATGAAAGTGACAGGAGCTCAGGCACTAGTGAACGTGAAGATCAG GCAAGGAAGACGTTACCAGCATCTTCTGTAGATATAGGTAGCCCACATACCAATGATCCATTTGAGCTTCCAGTCTTTGCTGAAGAAGAGGAGAAAATAAACTTGGAGAACGCTGGTGACATTCCCTGGGAGGAACGTTATGAGAAGATTTGGGTGGAGAATGATAAAAAGGAGACCAAATCTCAATACAGAAATGTGACCGCTGAACTAAAAGAGAGATTTGGGGAGCTGGATCCCAAACAACATCATGACCTTTTGGAGCTTCAAGGGAATGAAGAAAAGCACAGCAGTGGAGATGAAGAGCTGGATGTTGTAGCAGAAGTTGAAGATTCGAGTGAGGAAGAAGGTGAGCCGATTGTGCGTCCCGCTGCTCGTGCGAGAAGCGCCGTACTTTTGCCCATTCCTGAGCAGAGAGAGTCCGGTCTGGAAGACTCACAGATTGAGGAACCTCAAGAAAACTCTCAAAGGGCGACGAGCGTTGAGATCAGTGATGCAGACCTTCATCAGGACAGCCTTACCAGTGATCCTCAATTAATCCCAGAGCTCCTCAGGCATGAGGTCCAACAAGAGGGCTCTTCCTCTTCTGATGAAGATTTTTCTGCAGATATTGGAACCAAAGCAAATACTAAGTGTCCATCAGAATCAGAAAACAACATTGATGAAAAGTCTAAAGATGAGAAGTGTCACAGAACCTCATTGCTTGCTCCTAGTGAGCTGGACGTCCCACCTAAAATTCTGGACGTGCCCTTTTCTGACTCTGATGAGGGTGAGGAGGGCCTGCGGACGTCCAGACATGAG GGTGACAAGGCTGATGATATGAGAGGAGAACATCAGAACAGTGTTTTGTGGGATACTGAAGGATCCAGAGTAGGAGATGAACTTGATCAAGGAAAGGGAAGGAAAACTGACACCAACTTTGGCAACTCAAAACCTCAGGAAAGAGTATCTGGTGAAAGAAAAAAGGATAGTGTTTCATCAAGACACCTGACAAGAAGTCCAAGACG CACTAACAGGGCTCCAGCACATGATGAGGATGAGGAGGAAAAGAAAATGTTAGATAACCAAGCCCGAAATCTCCATGTAGCTCCCCCACTGCTGGGCAAACCTCCACGACCTGTGACCCGCCATAATGGAGACATTGAGTCTGTCTTTGATGATAGTACTTTAAGTGAGCTGTCAGAGGAGGACAGGAG ATCTCCATCTTTAAGGCATAAGAAAGAGCAG ACTGACGGAGAACCGGAGATGGGAGATGATTTTGAAGATCTCACCCAGTCTTCCGACACGGCCACTGAGGATCTGGAGACTCCAGTATCTGGATACCGTAACGCTTCCCTGCTCTTTAAACAGCTCGACTCCAGCTATCTGG ATTCAGTGAGCGTTGTAAAACTACAAAACATGTTTCACGAGTATGAGCGAACCATCCAGAGAGAACGAGACCGACACGGCCGCCTGGCCGATAAAACCACACAGCTGGAGCAGGAACGCAGTGAGCTCAGCATCCTGCTGGACGAGATGAGAAGCAGCAAATCCAACCTGGAACATCTCAAACTGGAGCTGGAGACTGACATGAACAATCTCAA GTTCCTGCTGAGACAGGAGCAGGAGAAACATCAGAGCGCTCTGATGCTCTACAATAAAACTCGCGAGCAGCTCCAGAGGAAAGAGGAGCAGCAGCGGGCCGAAGCCGAGGAGCGGCACAAAGCCGACCTGAAAGCCCGGAGTCTGGAACTGGAGATCAGAGCTCTGAAGAACAGCATCAAACAG cTGGAGGAGGACAGAGATGAGTCTCAGCGTCTTCTGTCTCATGAGCGCAGCGCTCGCACCCTTCATGAGGAATTACTCAACAACCATCTGCGCAAGCAGCAGGACATCGAGGAGGAAAACCTCAGAAACTTCAACAAAAGCAACGAG GCCATGTCTCAGCTGACGGAGGCCTCGGACCGCGAGCGTGAGCTGCTGCAGCAGAACCGAGCACTTCACGATGAGCTGAACGGTGCTCGGGCCGAGCTGGACCGCTCTCAGTCTCATAGTCGGCAAGAAGAGTCGCGACTGGCTGAAGAGAGAGACGCCCTGCGTGAGAGACTGGAGGACGCTCGCAGGGACCTGAAATTGAGCGATGAGGCTTTAACTCAGACTGTCTTCCAGTATAACGGTCAGCTGAGTGCACTGAAAGCCGAATGCTCCGTGATCGGGGCCAAACTGGAGCATGAGAGACAAACGAGGCAGCAGCTGGAGGCAGAGGCTGAGGCGAACAGAGCCCGACTGCAGGGGGCGCTACATGAGGCCGAAAGGTGTCAG GCCTCACGCACAGAAGCCGAACGCACCCTCCAGCGAGAACGTGAGGAACACCAGCGGTCTCAGGAGAAGCACACCTTCGAGTCCAACGCCCAGCGAGACACCATACAATCACTTTCCCAAAAACTCAGCAAAGCAGAGGCACGCGCCAACAGCCTGGAGAACGAGTGCCATCGCAGCTCTCTGGCCGTCACCGAGAAGGGTGTGCTGTTGGAGGCGTTGGCCCGGGAGAAAGACCAGGCCCAGGCCAAACTCAAAGACCTGGAGGCCGCGGTACTGAGCGAACGCGAGCAGGCCAGCCGTGCCGGAGCCAAACAGGAAGCCATGCAGGAGAGGCTGGCCCAGGCTCAGAGCGAGTGTGCGCTGCTGCGACAGAAGCTGGAGGAGGCGCTGAACAAAGGCTCGGCGAAGGACAAGGCCGTTACGGACAGCCAGCAGAACTTCGCCGAGATGCTTAATCAGTTACGAGCGGACGGAGAGGAGAGAGTCCACCTGGTGGAGGAGCGAAGCAAAGAGCTGTCCAGGACAAACAGTGAGATTAGAGAGCAAAACTATAAACTAGAGCAGGAGAAAAGCGAGAGAGAG GCATCTCTGAGACAGCTACAGCAAGAATTGGCCGATTCTTTGAAGAAGCTGTCCATGTGTGAGGCCTCGCTGGAGGTCAACACACGATACCGTAATGACCTGGAGGAGGAGAAGATGCGCACGCAGAAAGAGCTGGACAGACTGAAGGGAAAG CTGCAGGAGTCTGAAGAGCTTCACGTCCAGGCTGAGAGACGCATCGGTCAACTAAAGAATAGTCTGGATGAGAAAGAGGGAGAAATCTGCATCACCGCCCAAAAACTAGAGGAGGCGCTGGCTGCGTCTGCAGGCAAAGAGCAAACGGTTAAACAGCTGGAGGAGGCGGTGCAGAG GTTAGAGATTGAAAACGCCAGACTGGAGGCTACAGTGAAACAGCAGTCCAGTCGTATGGAGGTCTTACAGAAGGGCGTTCAGGAGGGGACTGCG CTGTCAGATTCAtcacctggagttggg GTCAGAAATCGCTTGGAAGATCTCGTAACAAACCTGCAAAGCAGTAAGATGACATTAGAAGATCAGCTGAACCGAGAG GTGCAGAAGCAAAGTCTGCTATCCCATAATGCCCAGGACTCACAGACACTGTGGGAGGAGGAGCTAAAGAGCCGCTCGCGACTTGGACTTCGCCTCTCTGAGCTGGAAAAGGAGAAAGTAGAACTGACCAATCAG gtgGAACTTGAGAAGAAAAAAGCCAAGAAGCTTGCTGAGCAGAAGTCGTCAGTGGATACCCGTCTGGAGCAGGAGATGAACAGAAACACTGACCTTCAGAAAGAAATGTACAG GTTGAAGACTTTGGTGAAGAGTGCTAAGAAACAGCTGCGGGAACAAGGTGGTGGACATCTGGATTCACCTCTGGCCAGCTTCAGAGGAGACACGAGTCACAGACTGGAGACCGAGACGACTGTCGGTAGAATGAAGACTAAG GTGGATGAGCTTCAGTCTCAGTTCCAGCAGGAGTCGTTGCGCTGCTCTCGGCTCGAGGAGACCAACAGGCAGCTGAAGGAGAAGCTGGCATCCGTGAAGACTTTAAGCCGAAGCCACGAGCAGCTGGAGCGCAGTAAGAGGCAGCTGGAGGACGAGGTGGCTGCTCTGCGCAAACAACTGCAGGGTGGTGTGATGGACCAGAGCCAAGCCGAGCTGTACCGCAGAGAGACGGAGGAAAGAGCCCGACAGGAGATCCGGCTCAAGCTGGAGGAGGTCAACCTCTTCCTGCAG ACGCAGGCCGCGTCTCAGGAGGCTCTGGAGCAGATGAAGGCAGCGAATGAAGCGAGTCAACGCGCTCACCTGGAGCAGCGCATCCGGGACCTGGAGGCGGAGCTGAGCCGCTCACGCAGCGTCCAGCAGGACAGCACGGTGCAGAGAGACTCAAGTCGCACTGAGATGGAACGCTACAAACAGCTGTACACAGATGAACTACGACTTAGGAAAAGTCTCGCCTCCAAATTGGAGAG GTCGCATGAGAGGTTAGCGGAGGCTAACGCTAAACTCCTGAGCGAGAGGCAGCGCAGTAAATCTTTGCTGACCGGCAGTCTCGTCAATAGTGGTTTAGGAGGTGCTGCTCTGGATGTGTCATCTCTGGGCTCTGTGGGGGCGTACGGAGCCTCTCTAGGACCCCTAAACAGAAGTCTTGGTCTTGGGACCCCTTTGCTGGGTACTGTAGGGGAATCCCAGAACAACCGAGTTGAAGCCTACCTGGCAAAG ATGCAGAAAGAGCTGGAGAAAAATATATCAAAGGAGTTAGATTACG TCGCTGGAGAGTTAGATGGAGGATCTGCACGTTTGTCACCTGTGGGCTCGGCCTCGGGCTCTCAAAACCTCAACCTGACCCTGGAACAGCCGGACCCTGTCAAAAAGGCCACTCAACAGTACCTAGAGGTGCTGAAGAAGAACTACATGATCTGA